A DNA window from Motilibacter rhizosphaerae contains the following coding sequences:
- a CDS encoding DUF3117 domain-containing protein, whose translation MAAMKPRTGDGPLEVTKEGRGIVMRVPLEGGGRLVVELNAEEAAALRDALSSVVA comes from the coding sequence ATGGCGGCCATGAAGCCGCGGACGGGCGACGGCCCGCTCGAGGTCACCAAGGAGGGGCGCGGCATCGTCATGCGCGTCCCGCTCGAAGGGGGTGGCCGGCTCGTCGTCGAGCTCAACGCGGAGGAGGCCGCGGCGCTCCGTGACGCGCTCTCGTCCGTCGTCGCCTGA
- a CDS encoding leucyl aminopeptidase family protein, translating into MPPSRGSQGRAPQGAPSARPSRGRAAAPLARADALPVVSVADDGPLGQSGAQVVAVALRSGDGSPVAGPEASAVAAAGGADVDAALARAQARGSAGEVVDLPLTGGGPERLLIVGTGGATPLELRRAGAALARRAAAPTLATTLVAGADPAGVRAGVEGVLAAAYRAPRRGLTGTDESRLRSVRVVLPRGRARAAAEEAVRRGVVTARALAVARDLANTPADLAGPVELAREAERLGAAAGLEVRVRDETDLRDGGFGGLLAVGSGSARPPRLVELSYAPQAAGPRARHVVLVGKGIAYDSGGLSLKPREAMVPMKTDMAGAGAVLAAMTALPELGVRVRVTALLAIAENLPSGSAYRPGDVVTHYGGRTTEVLNTDAEGRMVLADALAYADAELAPDLVVDLATLTGAASLGLGRRHGALFATDEALAASLLAAADASGERLWRMPLVEDYLPALRSPVADLAHVPHDSSVGGGAITAALFLRSFTGGRPWAHLDIAGPARADGDEHEVTKGGTGFGARLLLRWLETAR; encoded by the coding sequence GTGCCGCCGAGCAGGGGGTCGCAGGGACGGGCGCCGCAGGGCGCGCCGTCGGCCCGGCCGTCCCGCGGCCGAGCCGCCGCGCCGCTGGCGCGCGCTGACGCCCTGCCGGTCGTCTCCGTCGCGGACGACGGCCCGCTCGGGCAGAGCGGCGCCCAGGTCGTCGCGGTCGCCCTCCGGTCCGGGGACGGGTCTCCCGTCGCCGGACCGGAGGCGTCCGCGGTGGCCGCCGCCGGCGGAGCGGACGTCGACGCGGCGCTCGCCCGGGCGCAGGCCCGCGGCAGCGCCGGCGAGGTCGTCGACCTCCCGTTGACGGGTGGCGGGCCGGAGCGCCTGCTGATCGTCGGCACCGGCGGGGCCACGCCCCTCGAGCTGCGCCGCGCCGGGGCCGCCCTGGCCCGCCGTGCCGCCGCCCCCACCCTCGCCACCACCCTCGTCGCCGGCGCCGACCCCGCGGGCGTCCGCGCGGGCGTCGAGGGCGTGCTCGCCGCGGCGTACCGCGCTCCCCGCCGTGGGCTCACCGGCACCGACGAGTCGCGCCTGCGCAGCGTGCGCGTCGTGCTCCCGCGCGGTCGCGCCCGCGCCGCCGCCGAGGAGGCCGTGCGGCGCGGCGTCGTCACCGCCCGTGCGCTGGCCGTCGCCCGCGACCTCGCCAACACCCCCGCCGACCTCGCCGGCCCCGTCGAGCTGGCCCGCGAGGCCGAGCGCCTCGGCGCAGCGGCCGGGCTCGAGGTCCGCGTCCGCGACGAGACCGACCTGCGGGACGGGGGCTTCGGCGGCCTGCTCGCCGTCGGCTCCGGCTCCGCGCGGCCGCCGCGCCTCGTCGAGCTCTCCTACGCCCCGCAGGCCGCGGGCCCGCGCGCCCGGCACGTCGTGCTCGTCGGGAAGGGCATCGCGTACGACTCCGGCGGCCTCTCGCTCAAGCCGCGCGAGGCCATGGTCCCGATGAAGACCGACATGGCGGGCGCGGGCGCGGTGCTCGCCGCGATGACCGCCCTGCCGGAGCTCGGCGTGCGCGTCCGGGTCACCGCCCTGCTCGCGATCGCCGAGAACCTCCCCAGCGGGTCGGCCTACCGCCCGGGCGACGTCGTCACCCACTACGGCGGGCGCACGACCGAGGTGCTCAACACCGACGCCGAGGGGCGCATGGTGCTGGCCGACGCGCTGGCCTACGCCGATGCGGAGCTCGCCCCCGACCTCGTCGTCGACCTCGCGACGCTGACCGGCGCGGCCTCGCTCGGGCTCGGCCGGCGCCACGGCGCGCTGTTCGCGACCGACGAGGCGCTCGCCGCTTCGCTGCTCGCCGCGGCCGACGCGAGCGGGGAGCGGCTGTGGCGGATGCCCCTCGTCGAGGACTACCTGCCGGCCCTGCGCTCGCCCGTGGCCGACCTGGCCCACGTGCCGCACGACAGCAGCGTGGGGGGCGGCGCCATCACGGCGGCGCTGTTCCTGCGGTCCTTCACCGGTGGGCGGCCCTGGGCGCACCTCGACATCGCCGGGCCGGCGCGCGCCGACGGCGACGAGCACGAGGTGACGAAGGGCGGCACGGGCTTCGGCGCCCGCCTGCTGCTGCGCTGGCTCGAGACCGCCCGCTGA